The genomic window GCTGGCCACCCGGCTGCGTATGGTGGCGGAGCTGCGCGACACCATCTCCCTGCCGGATGCGGTGGCGGCCCGCTACCGCAGCGAGCAGGCGCGCCTGCTCACGGCGATCGCGATTCTCCTCGGCGTGGTCGGCTACCTGGGCACGCAGATTCTGGCGATGGCGACGGTGCTGCGCGACGTGCTGAACAACGTGTCGTTCCTACCGGAAGTGTCCCTCGCGGCCTGCATGGCGATCGCCTGCGCGGTGCTGGTGTTCTACTGCGTGACCGGCGGCATCCTGGCGTCGGTGTACACCGACCTCGTGCAGGGCGGCATCATGATCGTGGCCGCGATCTTCGTGTTCGTCGCCGCGCTGAACGCCGTCGACGGCGGACTGCCCGGTCTCGTGACCACGCTGATCGCCGACGACCCGGAGGCGATCTCCCCCTGGGGCACGCTGGGCATGCTGGGCTCCCTGTCCTGGTTCCTGGTCTTCGTGCTCGGCAGCGCCGGTCAGCCGCATGTCATCACCAAGTTCATGATGAACCGCCGCGTCGAGGACGCGCGCCGCACGTTGCCGGTCAGCGCCGCCGGCTACGTGTTGTGCTCGCTCCTGTGGCTCGGCATCGGGTTGTCGATGCGGGCGCTCGTCGTTCAGGGAGGCCATCCCGAACTGGCGAATCCGGACGAGGCGGCGCCGCAGTTCCTGCAGTTCCACGCCGGCCCGATGCTGGCCGGCATCGTCTTCGCAGGTCTCTTCGCCGCGATCATGTCGACCGCGGACAGCTTTCTGAACCTCGGCGCCGCCGCCGTCGTGCACGACATCCCGCGGGCGCTGACCGGGCGGCCGCTGTCGAACCAGTTGTTCTGGGCGCGCGTGGCAACGGCCGGGCTGGCGGTCGGATCGGCCGTCTTCGTGCTCCATTCGCGGCAGGATCTCGTGGCGCTGCTCGGCGCCTTCGGATGGGGGACGTTCGCCGCCGCGCTGGTGCCGGCGGTCGCCATCGGGTTCAACTGGAAACGCGCCACCGCGGCGGCCGCCAACGTGGCCATCGCGAGCAGTCTCGTCGTGAACTTCGGGATCGAGTTGTTCGGGGTGGCGCTCCCCTACGGCATCAACGGCGGATTCGTCGCGCTGCTGCTGTCGATGACGCTGTTCTTCGGCATCTCGCTGGCGTCGCCGCCGCCGCGGATCGACCCCGACATCGAGGCGGTCATGGACCTGTAGCGCCCCTAAAACGCGTCGCGGGCCTGGCGCTTCGACCCGTCCCCCCGGCTCCGTGACCTTGCGCACGGCGGGCTGAATCGACAGCGTCATTCCCGTGTTCTACACTAATCCGGGAATCGTTCCACGGCGCAGACTCCCAGGCAACAACCCTGACGACAGCCGATGATCCTGGCGAATCGGCACATCGACGCCGGCGACGAGCCCTTCCACGCCACGCTGCGCATCCAGCCCGCGTCCCGCATCGACCTCATCGACGTCCGGGGCACCTTGCGCGAGAGGTTCGGGTCCGAGTTCACGCGTTATCCGAAGGCGTTCTACATCTCGGACCACACCACCGCCGGCTACCTGGACCGGCGTCTCGCGGAGGTGCTCGATCACGACGGGGACAACATCCAGGACTATCTGCAGGTCTTCCAGAAGCTCTTTCCTCCCGGCGCGGGCTACGTCCACGACGAGCTGCACCTGCGCACGGAGCTGTCCGACGAGCAGCGCGCCAGCGAGCCCCGCAACGCCGATTCCCATCTGACGTTCATGGGCGGCGGGCTGCGCAACTGCGTCTCCTACGCGCAGCAGGGCGACGAGCCGGTATGGTTCGTGGAGCTGGACGGCGTCCACGTCGGCGGCACCCGCCAGCGGCGCACGACGGTAATCGCCTACAATCGCGAGGAAGATGTCGTCCGTCTGCAGGTGCAGCTACCTGCATCGTCGCATTCCATCGACGCCCAGAACCTGCGCGACCCGCGGCTCGGCTTCATCGACCAGTTGCAGAACCTGGCGCGGAAGCATGCAGTGACGTTCGGG from Acidobacteriota bacterium includes these protein-coding regions:
- a CDS encoding sodium/proline symporter translates to MDETRSLVTFLCIAAYFAVCIGVGVWALRRTTSTRDFFMAGRDLGILVTGLAIFSSQMSGFGFVGGPGLVYRMGLSSAWMTVIAPLAFSCSFYLLATRLRMVAELRDTISLPDAVAARYRSEQARLLTAIAILLGVVGYLGTQILAMATVLRDVLNNVSFLPEVSLAACMAIACAVLVFYCVTGGILASVYTDLVQGGIMIVAAIFVFVAALNAVDGGLPGLVTTLIADDPEAISPWGTLGMLGSLSWFLVFVLGSAGQPHVITKFMMNRRVEDARRTLPVSAAGYVLCSLLWLGIGLSMRALVVQGGHPELANPDEAAPQFLQFHAGPMLAGIVFAGLFAAIMSTADSFLNLGAAAVVHDIPRALTGRPLSNQLFWARVATAGLAVGSAVFVLHSRQDLVALLGAFGWGTFAAALVPAVAIGFNWKRATAAAANVAIASSLVVNFGIELFGVALPYGINGGFVALLLSMTLFFGISLASPPPRIDPDIEAVMDL